A single Dasypus novemcinctus isolate mDasNov1 chromosome 4, mDasNov1.1.hap2, whole genome shotgun sequence DNA region contains:
- the ATP5PO gene encoding ATP synthase subunit O, mitochondrial, translated as MAAPAASGLSRQVRCFSTSVVRPFAKLVRPPIQIYGIEGRYATALYSAASKQNKLDQVEKELSRVAQLLKDPKVAVSILNPYVKRSLKVKSLNDITAKERFSPLTSNLINLLAENGRLSNAPGVISAFSTMMSVHRGEVPCTVTTASPLDEATLSELKTVLKSFLSKGQVLKLEIKTDPSIMGGMIVRIGEKYVDMSAKTKIQKLSRAMREIF; from the exons ATGGCCGCCCCAGCAGCGTCAGGCCTCTCCCGGCAG GTACGATGCTTCAGTACATCTGTGGTCAGGCCATTTGCCAAGCTTGTGAGG ccacCTATTCAAATATATGGTATTGAAGGTCGCTATGCTACTGCTCTTTATTCTGCTGCATCTAAACAGAATAAGCTGGATCAAGTAGAAAAGGAGTTGTCAAGAGTAGCA CAACTTCTGAAGGATCCTAAAGTGGCTGTGTCTATCCTGAATCCCTATGTAAAGCGATCCCTTAAAGTGAAAAGCCTAAATGACATCACAGCAAAAGAGAGGTTTTCTCCCCTCACATCCAATCTGATCA ATTTGCTTGCTGAAAATGGTCGCTTGAGCAATGCCCCAGGAGTCATTTCTGCCTTTTCTACCATGATGAGTGTCCACCGTGGAGAAGTACCTTGCACAGTTACCACTGCCTCT CCTTTAGATGAAGCTACTCTTTCTGAATTAAAAACAGTCCTGAAGAGTTTCTTAAGTAAAGGCCAGGTATTGAAATTGGAGATTAAG ACTGATCCGTCAATCATGGGTGGGATGATTGTCCGTATTGGAGAGAAGTATGTTGATATGTCTGCAAAAACCAAGATTCAGAAGCTGAGCAGGGCTATGCGGGAGATATTCTGA